The nucleotide window TAAAATGAACAGGAGAAAGAGTACAATTACAGcaaagattattttgaaattatttaaaatagaattagcattaataaaaactatttgtgggggaaaaaatacaagtAGAATTGAGCAAGCTTCCTCACCCAAACTTACTAGACATCAGCATTCTAGTTCATTAGAACTGTCTGGAATGGTGAATTTTCTGTGTGTTCACTGCCCATCTCATTCCCTACCTTTTAAATCCTCATAAAAAAATCAACCAGAGTTCTTTTCTTCCTGACACACAGCTCTAACCTGTCAACTCTCTCCCTCTAAAACTCTGAGTAGCTCCTTGGTGCCtacaaaacaaaagctaaacaGCTTGGTGGGAATTTAAGATCCTCTGTAATGCAGCCTCATTAAAAGGTACTTCCTCCCACTTCCTTTGCCTGCCCTGGACTTTGCTTCTCTTTGCTTATGCTGGCCCCTAGCTCTACTTGGCTGACACCAAATGTCTCCCATCTTTCTATCACTCACGGCTTGGCTTAAGTGCTACTTCTTCTATGAAGTCTTTCCTTACTAGGAAGGACCGAACCTCTCCTCACCACCTCCTGATACTTTTGATGCCTGTTAAGGTTTGCCACTCTCTCTCTTGACTAGAGTTTTATGTGCACATGACTTGTCTTTTCCTTAGATTCTTGCCTAGGGCAGAGTCCAGTTTCgtacttatctccatttttcttgaTATACGGAGCCTGGCACGTAATGAGTATGTAGTAATAGGCATTTGTCAGTTCATGAGTATGGAAGATCTTCTAAAGTGGAAAAATCATAGCCTTATATTCTTATTGGTATTTTGACTTAAGATTGGTATTTGAGTATAGTATAAAGTATAAAGGGATTATACTTTACTTGTAAGTATcagtaaaagattttatttaaaaaccatatCCACTTTAGAGTCTTTGAGCTTTCTTCAGAGGGATGAGAGAATTCTGTCTCATCCATGCATTCACTTGTCCAGCCAACACATTTTTAACGGACACCCACCATTTGCCACGTGCTAGGGTGTGCCACCAAATAATGCTTGTGGGACGCTGAAAAGCGCTGAGATAAGTGAAGTACAGAGGCTGTGGCAGCATCTCTGTGAGGGGCACATAACCCAGACAGAggtcaggaaagttttctttGCAGGACTGGTATCTaaactgagaagaaatgaaagtcGAGCGAAATCAGACAGAAGTGAGTGGGATAGGGAAGTTGTGTTCTAAGCACATAAAACCGCCTGTTCAAAAGACCCAGAGATGAAAAGGCATGGTTCAGTGAGAAATTCACCATGAAGACAGTGTGTTGGGGTTGAATGAAGAGTAGGAAACGGGCTGCACTGGGAAGATATGTGTATGACCTTCTGTGCCGATTGCGGCATTTGTACTTCATCCTGGGAGCAGTGGAACACCTCTGCTGGGTTTTATATAGAAGACTGTACTATCCTGGCTGTGCGATAAAGACCAAATTGGGGGACATGAGTGTGGGGAACATGGAGAGTCAGGGATAAGTGTCAGGTGGCCACTGGAGTCGTACAGCTGAGAGAAGTGCTCACTGAACCGAGGAAGTGACAGTGGAAATGAATGGAGCCGAAAGCTATCTAGAAGTGTAGGAAAGTGTTGCCTCCTCTCACCTCAGAGAATTTCATCTGTGGATCAGGTGGAGATTGAAGGACCAAAATAGAAAGAGTCCTAAATCTTTTATTTCAGGTTCCAGGCTATGCCAAACACAGGATCTGTTAAAAGTGGAAAACCTGCAGTTTGTGCTGTTTGGAGACATTACAGTAGTAAGAGTTAGGTCAGTTGTGTTTTAAATTCAGTTTGGTTAGAGATAAAAACAAAGCTAGGAAGAGCTGTAAAAAAATGTTAGTTCTGTGTACATGCTCACAAACTTGCAGAATTTATGCTAGCTTTGCCTGTGATCTTGTCACTTCTGCCTTCTAATCTTACAGTTTCTTTGTACCTAGATAGTATTTCCTCAAAGTCATTGATTCCCATTAACACAATGTAAGATGCAAGGAATCCTCATTAATTTGCTAATACTCAGGTAGATTATCAATAGGCCGTTAGCCAACAAGCGTATTCTATTTGGATGTCTGAAAATGTATAGAAATGCCCTCTGAACACCCTCACACTGGAAGTAAACTAGAAGGGCTTCTGAACAATGGCTATCGCTAAATCGGTCATTGGGTCTTACTCCAGAGCACTCTCATTTAACACAATTCTCGTCAGTGTATTTATCTGGTTTCATATAAAAGCTTATTATATATGAAAAGAGGTCATAGCTATTTGAGGTAGGAGTTTACTATGCAGTGCCTgacattagaagaaaaagaaaaaaaaatgactacacAAAGAACTAGCAAACCAGCTATATGTAGTCAATTATGAGTAGCTACAAGCACCGGGACCTTCCCACTTACCATGGTGGATATAATACATTGTGATTCATTATGATGAATTGAACTCACTATGTTACAGTTTCAAAGACGAAAAagtatacaatattttttaaagagtatattaTGGAAAACTTTAAGCCTATCCAAGAATAGAGATAATTATACATTGAATTTCTATGTCCTCCTCACTCAGCTTCAACAGTTGTCAGTGTATTGCTattcttgtttcatctataaccctgcctgttttcttttggagaaaattgCAGATACCTTATTAACATTCATTTCACCTACGAACAACTTCAgtgtatacttttttaaaagataaggatGCCTTCTTTTTTCCCAACTTCAAAACCATAATCACACCTAAAAGTATTAACAGTATCAtgcaatactttttttaaaaatttgtataatGTTGTTAAAAGCAAagttgtgttttagaaagaatcATATCTGGAAGAAAAATGTACTTCAAAGCTCCACATAATTTAGTTCCACATAAATTGAGTAACGTACAAAAAGTGTATAAATAATCACATTCCTAATTAATTTGAATGTATCTAATTAATGTAATGTgaatttttgaaattgtattaaTATGAACTTTTCTTGATTTGATAGCTTTTAACCTGGAGACTTGTCGGCTTATGGTTTCAATGCTGGATGTATCCTTTACCTTGATTACTATCTAGagtattttttcttaacaaaaactTTTTTCTCAAAGGAATTCATCTAAGAATTAATACCCACTAAGTACAGAGTGACACGTGACCACAAAGAAGTTTTCTGAAATCattgactttgaagatggagttTGGcgtaaaaaaggaaattttaaccAGAATGTTGGTTATTTGAGAATTCAAGGAAGCATCCGAGAAGACGAGTATAGAAATCCAAGCGGTCCAGGAAGCTTTCTTGCTTTAATGGTGATTACCCTGTGTGCCTCACACCTGAACTTCAGGCAGTGGGATTTTCCAGTCCTTAATTACAGCTCAGAGAGATCTGTCTAGGCACAGTGGGATTTTTCACAGCATGATCCTTAGACTCATTGTGGGACGCTGAAGTGTAGGAAAGTGTTGCCTACACTTCAGAAAGCTAGTTCTGACCCTACTGTGCCTTCCATCTCAGctcattttcaaaagtgaaaaccCCGGTTCTGGGAGGGCTTATCTAGGGAGTGGTAGGGCCAAAACGCACCCCAGGACACAAGGTAAGCAGCATCGCTGACACCCACAAAGTGCAGCCCAGTTCCAGTAACAAGGCTGCATTTCACATGTGGCTCAGCATGGCCACGTTACTTCCTTGTAATCACATCACGTAGATTGTCTTTTTCCCCACAAAGAAAGTATATACTCAGTGCTTTTTCTCCATAGGCCCTTTTTAGTATATCATTAGAGCGTCTTTTTATTATGTCCTACCAAAAAGAGCGCCGGACATTTTTAACCTTCTTAGCAAAAAGAACATTAAATTTCCTTATCCTTGATCTTCGATTTAATCACTAGAAAATGTTgctccccccaaaaagaaaatatattccagtCCTTAATTACAGTTCAGAGAGATCTGTCAGGCACAATGGGTTTCAGTGAATTTAAAGAACTGTGGTCTGTACTGAATGGCTGGAGACAACACTTCATCAGTTTTGACAGCGATAGAAGTGGAACAGTGGATCCTCAAGAACTGCAGAAGGCCCTGACAACAATGGGTGGGTATGGCCAACTCCAACTTCACTGGtagaagtaattttatttttttttaatttctaaaactacagtgtttcctcgaaaataagacctagcagatcagctctaatgcgtcgtttggagcaaaaattaatgtaatacccggtattatatattatataataccgggtattatattatattatattacaaatatattatattagacaaggtcttatattaaaataagaccgggtcttataataatttttgctccaaaagacgcattagagctgatggtccggctgggtcttattttcgaggaaacacggtaagtgctACATGAAGCcagtttctattttctaaaagtagtgttaaggtccggaattgtcccccctcagacagacagagaacccgcacaataatgcaagtcacacagcgaggtttatttccagccagctggggtccgagtctctgcccgacgcagcgggttttaacaaggaccccaaacacttaaagccaaggggttatatagcattttcaaggctttccatagcttcagagagtactagataaacttacaggacttacatagtttcaaagagtataagatttactacaggacaaggagaccaggagtataagataagctacagaacttgcatagctataaggagtataagataagctacagaacttctagtctccatgctgcaactgcccatatcctggaattttataattatgttgtttcaggctaggggctgttaaccctgacctaaagatagcagttctcatgctaacagtctcttacagtaGTGTGTACTCATAATGAAAATGAGTACTCTCAGTCTTAAAAAATTGTGCTTGCTTACTTTTAATGGTCTCTTTGtaatcctttaactttttttttttgctggatgATTTTTCTTCCCTCAGGATTTCGGTTGAGTCCCCAGGCCGTGAATTCAATTGCAAAACGATACAGCACCAATGGAAAGATCACCTTCGATGACTACATAGCCTGTTGCGTCAAACTGCGAGCTCTAACAGGTGTGTTCTTTGAGATGGTGCCATCTCCATAGGCCAAGAAACCAcagtttttataacattttacttATCGTGCTTCTGAACTTTTATTGTCCCACTCTCCTTTTGTTCCCCAAACTTCACTGACTTTTTAACATTGCTATTAAGCATATCTAGCAGAATAATTCTTtttgttcagaaatattttcagattagTAAGTCATTTGCCATTAGAATAATCCTAACtaaatttaactaaaatgttCCAGAACATAAGAAACTAATTTTTTGATCAGAATATGAGCAATATTCTGTGATTTCTCCCTAGTATgggaaacatttgaaaagaatgaaattactCATTTGTCGCTCTTTCCTAATTCCTCCTTTTGGAGGTTTAAAATGATGTCATCTGTTTCAGGTGTATTTCTTAAATGAGGAGATATTGATAATCCCCACTTTTCTATTCcctccattctttctctttcttttgtatatcttttcttactccattcctcccttttctttttactctttttaatatctagttttataatttttttgtatccTAACAAAATTTGagggcttttttattttttaatgtaagtaaatCCCTTTCAATAGGACAGAACTGAAATAGGTGGAATTTTTTATTACAGCCTATTTGTCGTATTAGGgactccatccatccattccttaATTAAACAATATCTATGTTCTTAAGAAGTTTGATATTCTTGCTTTCATCACCAGTAAGTAATGGCCACGGAAGTCACACAGCTTCTGCTGATTTTTGGGATAAGGTGTTTTCTTCCAGGTCCACACTGAAAAAGACAACTGGCCAACTTCCCCACATTGTATTACTTTGCTGCATATTAAATCTATTCATATTCATATAGCTGGCTTCTTTGCTTTGGTCTATTATGTTGTCTGCTTATACAGTGTAAATGTTACTGCAGTTTGAACCCAATGCCAAAACAGTTAATTATTGTGAGTTCAgataagatgtttaaaaaaaaacatataaatttcaCTGGTGTTTTACAGACAACTTTCGAAGACGGGATACTGCTCAGCAAGGTGTTGTGAATTTCCCATATGATGATGTAAGTCTCGGTAAATTcagaactgaataaataaaatgtacaccaAATGGACATCCCTTTCACTTAGCTGTTAAAAGCACCTTCAGGATGCCAGAGGGCAATCAAGGCTCAAAATGGTCAAAATTTAttggtttcatttattattcCTCTTATCCATGGACCACTGTTTGCTTTGCATTGAAAGACCTGGGTGAAAGCCCAGCTTGTCCCACGCTTCAGCGGGGTCCCTCAGGCAGGTTTCTTCATTGCTCTGAGACTGAGGAAAGAGGAAGTACTAATAATGCCTTCTCCCCTAGGCTGTTTTGAGATTTCAGTCAGAAATGTCTTTGAAAAACACCATGCAGATGTTGTTGTGTCTGCTTCTGCCTTCATTTCAACAATTCATCTCAGACATTGAGCAGTAATTTTAACAGGTCAAAACTGTGCTTGGCACACCCATGCTCTTCATTGAGTACATCAGGCCCAAACTGAAGTTATAATTCACAACAATGTATTTACTAGGCCATGTAACCGCCG belongs to Rhinolophus ferrumequinum isolate MPI-CBG mRhiFer1 chromosome 20, mRhiFer1_v1.p, whole genome shotgun sequence and includes:
- the SRI gene encoding sorcin, which codes for MAYPGHPGSGGGGFYQSQYGGAPGGPSFPGQTQDPLYGYFASVAGQDGQIDADELQKCLTESGIAGGYKPFNLETCRLMVSMLDRDLSGTMGFSEFKELWSVLNGWRQHFISFDSDRSGTVDPQELQKALTTMGFRLSPQAVNSIAKRYSTNGKITFDDYIACCVKLRALTDNFRRRDTAQQGVVNFPYDDFIQCVMSV